GTATGTCCCCTCTGCCGGTACGAATTCTTCTATCACCGCTAATGAATCCCCTGGAAAAACAAAATCCCCAGATTTTGCCTTCATCAATTCACCTCAATAAGATTAATATAAAAAAATAGTGTGAGTCCTTCTAAATCTACATTTTTTATCTTCTCATATATATACTTTGTATCCCTAGAATATGATCTCATCCAAGGTATAATCTTCCCATCTCCTTTTATCAAGGGCTATCTCCAATTCTATAGGGGTTAAAATAGGCCTATCATACAAATGATAATCATCTATAGGCATTCTTGGACAAGCAGAAACCACAAAAGCATCCAATTCCCTGAATGGGACGAGTAACTCTGGTGAAATATCCTCTAATATTATTATAAACGCTTCTCTTCCAGACTCTTCAAGCATCTGCTTCAAGTTGAGAGCCAATGATAGCCTCTCCTGGCCCTTCTTAGATGACATTATAACCCCCCATTTCTCAGCTTCTCTCGCCCTTGTAATGGCCGCGAATCTTATTCTTAAAATCCTATCAGCGAAATCCTCAATGCTTTTCGCCTCTCCAGTGTATGGATCTGCCGCGATAACTGGTTTCCCTGTGGATAATCTTATACCAAGAGGGTGGAAATCTCCACTACCAATAAATAGGTAAGCATCCACGTTTAATTTTTTAACCGATGAGAAATTACAACCTAAAACTTGCCCCCTCCTCGTACCAACCCCTTCATCTGAGAGAACCCTCTTTCCATGATCTTCCAAAAATTTTATGGCCTCATCAAGTAGGTGTAAGTGTTGGGTGGTGGTGGCCACTCCTATCTTTTCATATCCAGATAATAATCTGAGAGATGATCTGAGGGCTGGTATTATATCAATTTTAGCGTATGCTTCCACGAAGATGACTGGGATCTTATAATCGAGTGGTAAAGGTGTGTGACCATAATGTATTAGAAGATCCACTATATTTTCTAGTTTGGTATCTGCAATGTCACATGCACCATAACATGGATCGGCGGATATTATAACAGTGACCTCGAGTTCTTTTTCGAGTTGCCGGACTAGCTTTAGTGCATGGATTTTAAGGCCGTCTGGGAACTGTAATCCTATTATCCTGGGATTATACTCTTTAATCTTTTCTATGACTTTGCGTGTTTCAAATTGGTAATCTGCCAATCTAGGCCTCCTCTGGGGGGCTTGTTATTATTTTATCATCGACGATATCCACTTTTATCAGTGTGTTTATTTTGTAGCCTGTTTTTTCTTCTACGAGTTTTTTACCTTCGCCTTTTTCTATTATAACTATGACTTTAGCCACTTCTACGTCCATTTTTTTGAGAGCTTCTAGGACTGCTAATAGTGTCCCCCCAGTACTTACAACGTCGTCTATGACAAGGAGTCTGTCACCTTTTTTGATGCCGTTGATGTATAATTCTCCTTCACTGTATCCTGTGGTTTGGTGGACTGCGACTTCGCCTGGGAGGCCGTATTCGCGTTTTCTTACAACGACGAATGGTATTCTTGTTTTAAGTGACAATGCTGTGGCAAGGTGGATGCCCATGGCCTCTATACACACTATCTTATCAACATCTAGAGTATAGCGTCTTGTTATCTCATCAACCACCTCTTCCAGCATTTCAGGGGTTGTGAGTGGTATTCCATCGGTTATTGGGTGCACGAAGTAATTATACTCTCCTTTTTTTATGATGGGTGCTTTTTTCAATGTTTTCTCCAATATTTTTAGCATTTCCATCACAGGATTTCATATTCGATAAATATAAATTTATGATATCTCTAATATAGTTTTGTAGTTATTAATCTAATTTTCTCATAGTGATTATCATGTTAGGCAAACTAGGCAAGAGTCTTGCAAAGACCATGAAAAAATTGGCAGGGATGACCATAGTAGATGAAGAAGTGGTGAAAGAGGTTATAAAGGATATACAACGTGCACTAATCCAAGCAGATGTTAATATAAAACTAGTATTCAAATTATCCAAGTCAATAGAAGAAAGAGCCCTCAATGAAGAACCTCCAAAGGGTGTCACCCCAAAAGAGCATATCATAAGGATAGTATACGAAGAAATGGTGAAACTTGTTGGAGAAACTCCAAAGCCCCTCAAAATAGACAAAAAACCATATAAGATACTCTTCATAGGACTGCAAGGGAGTGGTAAAACAACCACCATAGGTAAGTTAAGCCGCCACCTCCAAAAGAAAGGACTGAACACAGCCATAGTATGCACAGACACATGGAGACCAGCCGCATTTGACCAGTTAAAACAACTCACACAAGAGATCAACATACCAGTTTATGGAGAACCAGAAAACAAAAACCCGCTAGAAATCGCGAATAAAGGACTTGAAAAATTCAAAGACTACGACGTCATAATCTTTGACACGGCAGGACGCCACAAAGAAGAAAAACACCTACTCGAAGAAATGGAGCAACTATCAACTGCAATCAAACCAGATGAGACAATACTCGTAATCGACGGTACAATAGGACAACAAGCAAAAGAACAAGCCCGAGCATTCTCCCAGAGCACCCCAGTTGGGTCAATAATAGTGACAAAACTTGACGGATCAGCCAAGGGTGGTGGCGCATTATCAGCAGTTGCAGAGACAGGAGCCCCAATAAAATTCATAGGCACAGGTGAAAAATTAGAAGATTTCGAGGTATTCGACCCCGAAAGGTTCATATCCAGGCTCCTAGGAATGGGTGACATCAGAAGCTTGCTAGAAAAAGCAGAAGAAATCGCAGAAGAACAAGAAGTAAGTGAAGAGGCAGTGGACGCCATTCTCACGGGCAGATTCACCCTAAGGGAGATGAAATCGCAATTCGAGATGATGGGGAAAATGGGGCCATTACAACAAGTTATAAACATGATACCAGGCCTTGATAAACTGCCAAAGAATGCGCCCGATGCAACAGAAGAAAAAATCAAAAAATACCTTACCATAATGGACTCCATGACAGAATACGAATTGGACCATCCAGAAGCGATCAAACACTCAAGGATAAAAAGGATTGCAAGGGGCTCAGGCACAAGGAACGAAGATGTTAAAGAACTCCTAAAATATTACAAGGTTACAAAAAAGGCCATGAAAGGCCTTGGAAGGCGGAACAGGGGAGGTCCGATGGGACAATTAATGAGACAATTCTTACGCTAGGGAGTCAAAGATGGAGACCGAAAAGAGACTAGAAAAACTACT
The sequence above is drawn from the Methanothermobacter tenebrarum genome and encodes:
- the hpt gene encoding hypoxanthine/guanine phosphoribosyltransferase; its protein translation is MLKILEKTLKKAPIIKKGEYNYFVHPITDGIPLTTPEMLEEVVDEITRRYTLDVDKIVCIEAMGIHLATALSLKTRIPFVVVRKREYGLPGEVAVHQTTGYSEGELYINGIKKGDRLLVIDDVVSTGGTLLAVLEALKKMDVEVAKVIVIIEKGEGKKLVEEKTGYKINTLIKVDIVDDKIITSPPEEA
- a CDS encoding signal recognition particle protein Srp54, which gives rise to MLGKLGKSLAKTMKKLAGMTIVDEEVVKEVIKDIQRALIQADVNIKLVFKLSKSIEERALNEEPPKGVTPKEHIIRIVYEEMVKLVGETPKPLKIDKKPYKILFIGLQGSGKTTTIGKLSRHLQKKGLNTAIVCTDTWRPAAFDQLKQLTQEINIPVYGEPENKNPLEIANKGLEKFKDYDVIIFDTAGRHKEEKHLLEEMEQLSTAIKPDETILVIDGTIGQQAKEQARAFSQSTPVGSIIVTKLDGSAKGGGALSAVAETGAPIKFIGTGEKLEDFEVFDPERFISRLLGMGDIRSLLEKAEEIAEEQEVSEEAVDAILTGRFTLREMKSQFEMMGKMGPLQQVINMIPGLDKLPKNAPDATEEKIKKYLTIMDSMTEYELDHPEAIKHSRIKRIARGSGTRNEDVKELLKYYKVTKKAMKGLGRRNRGGPMGQLMRQFLR
- the dph2 gene encoding diphthamide biosynthesis enzyme Dph2, producing the protein MADYQFETRKVIEKIKEYNPRIIGLQFPDGLKIHALKLVRQLEKELEVTVIISADPCYGACDIADTKLENIVDLLIHYGHTPLPLDYKIPVIFVEAYAKIDIIPALRSSLRLLSGYEKIGVATTTQHLHLLDEAIKFLEDHGKRVLSDEGVGTRRGQVLGCNFSSVKKLNVDAYLFIGSGDFHPLGIRLSTGKPVIAADPYTGEAKSIEDFADRILRIRFAAITRAREAEKWGVIMSSKKGQERLSLALNLKQMLEESGREAFIIILEDISPELLVPFRELDAFVVSACPRMPIDDYHLYDRPILTPIELEIALDKRRWEDYTLDEIIF